From Streptomyces fungicidicus, one genomic window encodes:
- a CDS encoding MFS transporter, whose amino-acid sequence MSETASAAGKALSARSAPDANRWKALVFIALAQLMVVLDATIVNIALPSAQTDLGISDGNRQWVVTAYALAFGGLLLFGGRIADLWGRKRAFVLGLGGFALASALGGAATNEAMMFGARALQGVFGALLAPAALSLLAVMFTDGKERAKAFGIYGAIAGGGGAVGLILGGFLTEYLNWRWTFFVNIPFAVVAAAGAYFVIREPGGGRNRSPLDIPGVVLSTLGLVALVYGFTRAESEGWSDSVTVAMFVASAVLLAAFVAVEARVKAPLLPLRVITERNRGGVYLSLGLAIIAMFGLFLFLTYYLQVVKGYTPVRTGFAFLPMVAGMITGSTQIGTRLMTRVAPRLLMGPGFLVAAVGMLFLTQMEIDSSYAAVLLPGMLLLGLGMGTAFMPAMSLATLGVEPRDSGVASAMVNTSQQVGGAIGTALLNTIAASATTSYITDHIGGAASRSQQQLVQLQGQVQGYTSAIWFAVGILVLAAVIALTLINAGRPGGTAVAGSAGRDAENAGEELAVPVVAH is encoded by the coding sequence ATGTCTGAAACAGCCTCAGCGGCCGGAAAGGCCTTGAGTGCGCGGAGCGCCCCGGACGCCAACCGCTGGAAAGCGCTCGTCTTCATCGCGCTCGCCCAGCTGATGGTCGTCCTGGACGCCACCATCGTGAACATCGCCCTGCCCTCCGCCCAGACGGACCTGGGCATCTCGGACGGCAACCGCCAGTGGGTGGTCACCGCCTACGCCCTCGCCTTCGGCGGACTGCTGCTGTTCGGCGGCCGGATCGCCGACCTGTGGGGCCGCAAGCGGGCCTTCGTGCTCGGTCTCGGCGGCTTCGCGCTGGCCTCGGCGCTCGGCGGCGCGGCCACCAACGAGGCCATGATGTTCGGCGCCCGCGCGCTGCAGGGCGTGTTCGGCGCGCTGCTCGCGCCCGCCGCGCTGTCCCTGCTGGCGGTGATGTTCACCGACGGCAAGGAGCGCGCCAAGGCGTTCGGCATCTACGGTGCGATCGCCGGTGGCGGTGGCGCCGTGGGCCTGATCCTCGGCGGATTCCTCACCGAGTACCTGAACTGGCGCTGGACGTTCTTCGTGAACATCCCGTTCGCCGTCGTCGCCGCGGCCGGCGCGTACTTCGTCATCCGGGAGCCGGGTGGCGGCCGCAACCGCTCGCCGCTCGACATCCCTGGCGTGGTGCTGTCCACCCTGGGCCTGGTCGCGCTGGTCTACGGCTTCACCCGCGCGGAGTCCGAGGGCTGGAGCGACTCCGTCACGGTCGCCATGTTCGTCGCGTCCGCCGTGCTGCTCGCCGCGTTCGTGGCGGTCGAGGCCAGGGTCAAGGCGCCGCTGCTGCCGCTGCGCGTGATCACCGAGCGCAACCGCGGCGGGGTGTACCTGTCGCTGGGTCTGGCGATCATCGCGATGTTCGGCCTGTTCCTCTTCCTGACGTACTACCTGCAGGTCGTGAAGGGGTACACGCCGGTCAGGACCGGCTTCGCCTTCCTGCCGATGGTCGCGGGCATGATCACGGGTTCGACGCAGATCGGCACCCGGCTGATGACCCGGGTCGCGCCCCGGCTGCTGATGGGCCCCGGCTTCCTGGTCGCCGCGGTCGGCATGCTCTTCCTGACCCAGATGGAGATCGACTCCTCGTACGCGGCCGTCCTGCTGCCCGGCATGCTGCTGCTCGGCCTCGGCATGGGCACGGCGTTCATGCCGGCCATGTCGCTGGCCACGCTGGGCGTCGAGCCGCGTGACTCCGGTGTCGCCTCGGCGATGGTCAACACCTCGCAGCAGGTGGGCGGCGCCATCGGTACGGCCCTGCTGAACACCATCGCCGCCTCCGCCACCACGTCCTACATCACCGACCACATCGGCGGCGCCGCGAGCCGGTCCCAGCAGCAGCTGGTGCAGCTCCAGGGACAGGTGCAGGGGTACACGAGCGCGATCTGGTTCGCCGTCGGGATCCTGGTGCTGGCCGCGGTCATCGCCCTGACCCTGATCAACGCGGGCCGGCCGGGCGGCACCGCGGTCGCCGGGTCCGCCGGCCGGGACGCCGAGAACGCCGGGGAGGAGCTGGCGGTGCCGGTCGTCGCGCACTGA
- a CDS encoding TetR/AcrR family transcriptional regulator has product MQTATPVPRKAPRPRADALRNRERIVTAAREMFVEFGPDVPLDEVARRAGVGNATVYRNFPDRDALVREVVCSVMDRTVRAAEQALSETGDAFEALERFAHTAADERISALCPMVSSTFDQHHPDLEDARRRAESLVAQLMDRAKAAGQLRADVEYGDLMVGVAQLSRPPAGTGCGNADRFLHRLLQLFLDGMRAPSPAVLPGTAVTVEDLRC; this is encoded by the coding sequence GTGCAGACCGCCACCCCCGTACCGCGCAAGGCGCCCCGGCCCCGCGCCGACGCCCTGCGTAACCGGGAGCGGATCGTCACCGCGGCCCGGGAGATGTTCGTCGAGTTCGGGCCCGATGTGCCGCTCGACGAGGTCGCCCGCCGGGCGGGTGTCGGCAATGCGACGGTGTACCGCAACTTCCCCGACCGCGACGCGCTGGTTCGCGAGGTCGTCTGCTCCGTGATGGACCGTACGGTGCGGGCGGCCGAGCAGGCGCTCAGTGAGACGGGGGACGCCTTCGAGGCACTCGAGCGCTTCGCGCACACGGCCGCCGACGAGCGGATCAGCGCGCTGTGCCCGATGGTCTCCAGCACCTTCGACCAGCACCACCCCGACCTGGAGGACGCGCGCCGGCGCGCCGAGAGCCTCGTCGCACAGCTGATGGACCGCGCCAAGGCGGCCGGTCAGCTCCGTGCCGACGTGGAGTACGGCGATCTGATGGTGGGCGTCGCCCAGCTGAGCCGGCCCCCGGCCGGTACCGGCTGCGGCAACGCCGACCGTTTCCTCCACCGCCTTCTGCAGCTGTTCCTGGACGGGATGCGGGCTCCGTCCCCTGCCGTCCTGCCGGGTACGGCCGTGACCGTGGAGGATCTGCGCTGCTGA